In a genomic window of Flavobacterium sp. KACC 22761:
- a CDS encoding polysaccharide biosynthesis tyrosine autokinase: MQKQDFYNDVIDDEIEDVNLREQLDKYLIHWRWFLLSVIVGMILSFIYLRYTTPSYEATTSILVKDEKKGGMLSELSAFADLGLGGSMKNNVDNEIEILKSRTLVENTIKKLNLNVAFFVEGKVVDRDVYAEKPIIAYFSNKTILFDKIKAVLNCKLLNSTTFLLENETEEKENFILSTKNEFKFGEKIATKIGILTIEKTAFYAKNHTGRFESIRIVINPLDELTESFRKKLKVEPISKTSSVVNISISDPVAKKAEDFLDNMIQIYNENAAEDKNYISENTSKFIASRLALIAQELDGVEQDVESFKKTNKLTDIESEAKLFIEGSTEYDKKGVETEIQLNVVSSLLDFIKKSTNSDLLPSNMISDNNDASGLISSYNQLVLDRNRILKSATEENPSVVKLDQQISSLKSNVAASLRRMQANLQIQNRDIKSQEGILNNKIGKIPVQERQFRVIARQQKVKEELYLYLLQKREETAISLSATEPNARVIDAAKAEKDPISPKKKIIYLAGMLLGLLVPFGVIYGNDLLDTKIKSKLDLEGKTQIPFIGDVPTSDDIAELIKSESRTSSAEAIRIVRTNLEFMLTKVPDGIAKTIFVTSTFPSEGKTFISVNLAATFALSGRRVLLVGSDIRNPKFGEYINVPGVGLTNYLSSTDKDVRDYIIKHEGYKNFFILPSGVIPPNPAELLMSNKVDQLFEELKKEYDYIIVDTAPVSLVTDTLLIAKNADTFVYVMRANVLEKRMLNIANTFYKEKKLPNMCIVLNDTDSTKGYGYGYGYGVRVEKKAWYKRLISKK, encoded by the coding sequence ATGCAGAAGCAAGATTTTTATAATGATGTTATAGATGATGAAATCGAGGATGTTAATTTAAGAGAACAATTAGATAAATATTTAATTCATTGGCGTTGGTTTCTTTTAAGTGTTATTGTTGGTATGATTTTATCCTTTATATATTTACGATATACAACACCAAGCTATGAAGCTACAACATCTATCTTAGTTAAAGATGAAAAAAAAGGCGGTATGCTTTCAGAATTATCTGCTTTTGCTGATTTAGGCTTAGGCGGAAGCATGAAAAATAACGTTGATAATGAAATTGAAATTTTAAAATCAAGAACATTAGTTGAAAATACGATTAAAAAACTCAACTTAAATGTTGCTTTTTTTGTTGAGGGAAAAGTTGTTGACCGCGATGTATATGCGGAAAAACCAATTATAGCATATTTTTCAAATAAAACAATTTTATTTGACAAAATTAAAGCTGTTTTGAATTGCAAACTTTTAAATTCTACTACTTTTTTATTGGAAAACGAAACAGAAGAAAAGGAAAATTTTATTTTATCTACGAAAAATGAATTTAAATTTGGAGAAAAAATTGCTACTAAAATCGGTATATTAACTATTGAAAAAACTGCTTTTTACGCTAAAAATCATACTGGGAGATTTGAATCTATTCGTATTGTTATTAATCCGTTAGATGAATTGACAGAAAGTTTTAGGAAAAAGCTAAAAGTGGAGCCAATAAGCAAAACCAGTAGTGTTGTCAATATTTCAATTTCAGACCCTGTTGCTAAAAAAGCTGAAGATTTTTTAGACAATATGATTCAGATCTATAATGAGAATGCGGCAGAAGATAAAAATTATATTTCCGAGAATACATCTAAGTTTATTGCTAGTAGATTGGCTTTAATTGCTCAAGAATTAGATGGAGTTGAGCAGGATGTTGAAAGTTTCAAAAAGACAAACAAACTAACAGATATCGAATCTGAAGCGAAACTTTTTATCGAAGGTTCAACGGAGTATGATAAAAAAGGAGTTGAAACTGAAATTCAATTAAATGTTGTTTCTTCTTTGTTAGATTTTATTAAAAAGAGCACTAATTCTGATTTATTGCCGTCGAACATGATTTCTGACAATAATGATGCAAGTGGTTTGATTTCATCTTACAATCAATTAGTTTTAGATCGTAACAGAATTTTAAAATCGGCTACCGAAGAAAACCCTTCTGTTGTAAAATTGGATCAGCAAATTTCATCATTAAAATCAAATGTTGCAGCAAGCTTGAGACGTATGCAGGCTAATTTGCAGATTCAAAATCGTGATATTAAAAGTCAAGAAGGGATTTTAAACAATAAAATTGGTAAAATTCCAGTTCAAGAACGTCAATTTAGAGTAATCGCCAGACAGCAAAAAGTTAAGGAAGAATTATATCTATATTTGCTTCAAAAACGAGAAGAAACGGCAATTTCGTTATCTGCAACTGAACCTAATGCTCGTGTGATTGATGCTGCAAAAGCAGAGAAAGATCCAATCAGCCCAAAGAAAAAAATCATTTATTTGGCAGGAATGCTTTTGGGATTATTAGTTCCATTTGGAGTTATTTACGGGAATGACTTATTAGATACAAAAATCAAAAGTAAACTTGATTTGGAAGGAAAAACGCAAATTCCATTTATTGGAGATGTACCTACTTCAGATGATATTGCTGAATTAATCAAATCAGAAAGTAGAACTAGTTCAGCTGAAGCAATTCGTATTGTGAGAACTAACTTGGAGTTCATGCTTACAAAAGTTCCAGATGGAATTGCGAAAACAATTTTTGTGACATCAACTTTCCCTTCTGAAGGAAAAACTTTTATATCGGTTAATCTTGCGGCAACTTTTGCCTTGTCGGGACGACGCGTTTTATTGGTTGGTTCTGATATTCGAAATCCAAAATTTGGAGAATATATTAATGTGCCAGGTGTAGGTTTGACTAATTATTTGTCATCAACAGATAAAGATGTGCGAGATTATATCATCAAACATGAAGGATATAAAAACTTCTTTATTTTGCCTTCTGGTGTGATTCCGCCAAATCCAGCTGAGTTGTTGATGAGTAATAAAGTAGATCAGCTTTTTGAAGAACTTAAAAAAGAATACGATTACATAATTGTAGATACTGCTCCAGTTAGTTTGGTTACAGATACATTATTAATCGCTAAAAATGCTGATACATTTGTATATGTAATGCGTGCGAATGTTCTGGAAAAACGTATGCTGAATATTGCCAATACATTCTATAAAGAAAAGAAATTGCCTAATATGTGTATCGTACTTAATGATACCGACTCTACAAAAGGTTATGGCTATGGCTATGGTTATGGAGTTAGAGTGGAGAAAAAAGCGTGGTACAAAAGATTAATCTCTAAAAAATAA
- a CDS encoding polysaccharide biosynthesis/export family protein, whose protein sequence is MLLFLCFSCGSKKDVVYYQNIDKMSMPQNANSYEVKIQPDDLLMIIVSAEDPEVAIPFNLTTVAVANSGRLDSATGQQTVQSYLVDRAGMINFPVIGKLQVGGLSRTEVLTLLQSKISIYIKNPIINLRIMNFKVSLQGEVTLPGTYPIASERITLIEALSMAKDLTIYGRRDNILVIREINGAKSYNRVDITKSDFINSPFYYLAQNDVVYVEPNQTKVNASVVGPNTSVIISAISILVSLSVLIFK, encoded by the coding sequence ATGCTTTTATTTTTATGTTTTTCTTGTGGTTCTAAAAAAGATGTTGTCTATTATCAAAATATTGATAAAATGAGCATGCCGCAAAATGCGAATTCTTATGAAGTTAAAATTCAGCCTGATGATTTGTTGATGATCATTGTTTCTGCTGAAGATCCTGAAGTTGCTATTCCTTTTAATTTAACAACAGTTGCTGTTGCAAATAGTGGAAGATTAGATAGTGCTACAGGACAGCAAACAGTTCAGTCTTATTTAGTCGACCGTGCAGGAATGATTAATTTTCCTGTTATTGGAAAACTACAAGTGGGAGGACTATCTCGTACAGAAGTTCTAACATTGTTACAGAGCAAAATCAGTATTTATATCAAAAATCCAATTATTAATTTACGTATAATGAATTTTAAAGTATCGTTGCAAGGTGAAGTAACATTACCAGGAACATATCCTATTGCTTCAGAACGCATTACTTTGATTGAAGCGCTTAGTATGGCAAAAGATTTGACAATTTATGGACGCAGAGATAATATTTTGGTTATCAGAGAAATTAATGGCGCAAAATCATATAATAGAGTTGATATTACAAAATCTGATTTTATTAATTCACCTTTTTATTATTTGGCTCAAAATGATGTAGTGTATGTTGAACCTAATCAGACAAAAGTTAATGCGTCTGTAGTTGGTCCTAATACTTCAGTAATTATTTCTGCGATTTCTATTCTAGTATCGCTTTCTGTCCTAATCTTTAAATAA
- a CDS encoding undecaprenyl-phosphate glucose phosphotransferase, translating into MKILQHLSEYRFSRYFKLLFVIWDIVLLNFAIVFSAILRFGVLDKLFLKEVQTVSLLSNLVWVGLLLYKDSFRLVRVEPIELILKRTIKKIIIHAAIIAVFVVFLKYGDISRLRLLYFYCFFFCLLMISRYLSMKLLKYIRAKGYNFRSFIIVGANDAGERMRKILAKDLTYGYRFMGFFDEQVDPFAFISHPILGGFDQIEEFIINEEVDEMYVALHIDNISVINQLVQICEQHMVRIKFIPDFQLYTKSNKVQITFYENTPVLMFRPEPLELAVNRFLKKIFDICFSSFVLLFIFPWLFPIIMLIIKMESPGPVFFKQERSGRDNKSFTCLKFRSMRLNRAADSIQAKKGDSRVTKFGAFMRKTSIDELPQFFNVFFGDMSVVGPRPHMVNHTKQYSELINNYLVRQYAKPGITGWAQINGFRGETKELIDMENRVEYDIWYIENWNILLDIKIIIKTILNVFRGEENAY; encoded by the coding sequence ATGAAGATTTTACAACATTTATCTGAATATCGCTTTTCTCGTTATTTCAAACTTTTGTTTGTGATATGGGATATTGTATTATTAAATTTTGCTATTGTTTTTTCTGCAATACTTCGATTTGGAGTGTTAGATAAATTATTTTTAAAAGAAGTGCAAACAGTGTCATTATTGTCTAATTTAGTTTGGGTTGGTCTTTTGCTTTATAAGGATTCATTCAGATTAGTTAGAGTTGAGCCAATTGAGTTAATTCTTAAAAGAACCATAAAAAAGATAATTATCCATGCGGCGATTATTGCCGTTTTTGTCGTTTTTTTAAAATATGGAGATATATCAAGATTAAGATTGCTTTATTTTTATTGCTTTTTCTTTTGCTTGTTGATGATTTCGCGATATTTATCAATGAAGCTTTTGAAGTATATTAGAGCTAAAGGATATAACTTTAGAAGTTTTATTATTGTTGGAGCAAATGATGCAGGAGAGCGAATGCGTAAAATTTTGGCAAAAGATCTAACTTATGGTTATCGATTCATGGGTTTTTTTGATGAACAAGTAGATCCTTTCGCGTTTATTTCTCATCCAATTTTAGGAGGATTTGATCAAATTGAGGAATTTATAATTAATGAAGAAGTAGATGAAATGTATGTTGCTTTACATATTGATAACATTTCTGTAATCAATCAATTAGTGCAGATTTGTGAACAGCATATGGTACGAATTAAATTTATTCCAGATTTTCAACTATATACTAAATCAAATAAGGTTCAAATAACATTTTATGAAAACACACCTGTTTTAATGTTTCGACCAGAACCTTTAGAACTTGCTGTGAATCGATTTTTAAAAAAAATATTTGATATATGTTTTTCATCATTTGTTTTGTTGTTTATTTTTCCATGGTTATTTCCTATTATAATGCTTATTATTAAAATGGAATCTCCTGGGCCAGTGTTTTTCAAACAAGAACGTTCTGGCAGGGACAACAAATCATTCACGTGCTTAAAATTTCGAAGTATGCGACTCAATCGAGCCGCAGATAGCATACAGGCAAAAAAGGGAGATAGTCGTGTTACTAAATTTGGCGCCTTTATGCGAAAAACAAGTATTGATGAGCTTCCTCAATTTTTCAATGTTTTTTTTGGTGATATGTCTGTAGTTGGACCACGACCTCATATGGTTAATCATACTAAGCAATATAGCGAATTAATTAATAATTACTTAGTACGACAGTACGCAAAACCGGGAATTACAGGTTGGGCCCAAATTAACGGTTTTCGAGGTGAAACTAAAGAGTTAATTGATATGGAGAATAGAGTTGAATATGATATTTGGTACATCGAAAATTGGAATATATTATTAGATATTAAAATAATAATAAAAACCATTTTAAATGTATTTCGTGGTGAAGAAAATGCGTATTAA
- a CDS encoding WecB/TagA/CpsF family glycosyltransferase, whose amino-acid sequence MSFYIFKIMTDFNSFVPLMGYSIYSGNLLGCVTDNKTLINTINQYSYCIAEEDAAFKKALLESDILLPDGIGIVVASRLLNNKKIKKIAGADIHQHLLNDLNQKKGKCFYLGSSQSTLNKIVERIKKEFPYIEIETFSPPYKNEFSDLDNQEMIERVNFFRPDVLFVGMTAPKQEKWAYVHKDLLDTKVICSIGAVFDFYAGTVIRPNKLWIKLGLEWFVRLIKEPKRMWKRYIYYGPVFIKLVIEKKIENILK is encoded by the coding sequence ATGAGCTTTTATATTTTTAAGATAATGACTGATTTTAATTCCTTCGTACCATTAATGGGGTATTCAATCTATAGCGGAAATCTTTTGGGATGTGTTACAGATAATAAGACCCTTATAAATACCATAAATCAATATTCATATTGTATTGCTGAGGAAGATGCGGCCTTTAAAAAGGCTTTGTTAGAGTCAGATATTTTATTGCCTGATGGTATTGGTATTGTTGTCGCTTCTAGATTATTAAATAATAAAAAAATAAAAAAAATTGCTGGAGCTGATATCCATCAACATCTTTTAAATGATTTGAATCAAAAAAAAGGGAAATGCTTTTATTTAGGTTCCTCTCAAAGTACATTAAATAAGATTGTCGAGCGCATTAAAAAAGAATTTCCTTATATCGAAATTGAAACTTTTTCGCCACCATATAAAAATGAATTTTCTGATTTAGATAATCAGGAGATGATAGAAAGGGTTAATTTTTTTAGACCTGATGTATTATTTGTTGGAATGACTGCACCTAAACAAGAAAAGTGGGCCTATGTACACAAAGATTTGCTTGACACAAAAGTAATTTGTTCTATAGGAGCTGTTTTTGATTTTTATGCGGGAACTGTCATCCGTCCAAATAAGCTTTGGATAAAATTAGGATTAGAATGGTTTGTTCGTTTAATAAAAGAACCCAAAAGAATGTGGAAAAGATATATTTACTATGGTCCAGTTTTTATCAAACTAGTTATTGAAAAAAAAATAGAAAATATTTTAAAATAG
- a CDS encoding glycosyltransferase family 4 protein, with product MKILILHSKYRLQGGEDVVVNQELELLRNYYEVEVLYFQNHGGWKGALQFLGSIWNMFSCRKLKQKIEEFKPDVVHVHNWHFATGPLIFRKIHNLRIPIVHTVHNYRLLCPSAILLHKGKLFNDSLYRSFPWKAIQNKVYRSSWLQTFWLAFIVWFHKKIRTWEKIDTYVCLTSFAIDVFQQSKFGVSREKFTVKPNFISISCQEEVKRSNHFLFIGRLSEEKGIEILLSAFKELPFTLKIAGDGPLREQVLSSIQQFPNIIYLGNLSKKEVVNELKEAQALIVPSICYEGMPMTILEAFSVGTPVVTSNLGAMTSLISDESNGYLFEPGNKTALKDVVLKFDALSEYVKSQMSLNALNNYKTMYSPQLQKGYFEDIYIPLVKKEHVK from the coding sequence TTGAAAATTCTTATTCTTCATTCAAAATACCGACTTCAAGGCGGTGAAGATGTTGTGGTAAATCAGGAATTGGAATTGTTGAGGAACTATTATGAAGTTGAGGTTTTGTATTTTCAAAATCATGGTGGGTGGAAAGGTGCTTTGCAATTTTTGGGTTCAATTTGGAACATGTTTTCTTGTAGAAAATTAAAACAAAAAATTGAAGAATTTAAGCCAGATGTAGTTCATGTGCATAACTGGCATTTTGCTACAGGACCGTTAATTTTTAGAAAAATTCATAATTTAAGGATTCCGATAGTGCATACTGTTCATAATTATCGTTTACTATGTCCTTCTGCCATTCTTTTGCATAAAGGAAAATTGTTTAATGATAGTTTGTATAGGTCATTTCCATGGAAGGCAATTCAAAATAAGGTTTATCGTTCATCATGGTTGCAAACATTTTGGCTTGCTTTTATTGTTTGGTTTCATAAAAAAATTAGGACTTGGGAAAAAATCGATACTTATGTCTGTTTAACATCTTTTGCAATTGATGTTTTTCAACAATCAAAGTTTGGAGTATCAAGAGAAAAATTTACAGTAAAGCCAAATTTTATTTCTATTTCTTGCCAAGAAGAGGTGAAAAGATCAAACCATTTCTTATTCATTGGTAGATTATCTGAAGAAAAAGGTATTGAAATATTGTTGAGCGCTTTTAAAGAATTGCCATTTACATTAAAAATTGCGGGAGACGGCCCACTAAGAGAGCAAGTATTAAGTTCAATTCAACAATTTCCAAATATTATCTATCTAGGTAATTTATCTAAAAAAGAAGTTGTAAATGAATTGAAGGAAGCGCAGGCTCTAATCGTCCCATCCATTTGTTATGAGGGAATGCCAATGACAATATTAGAAGCTTTTTCAGTTGGAACTCCAGTTGTAACTTCGAATTTAGGAGCAATGACCTCTTTAATTTCAGATGAATCAAATGGTTATTTGTTTGAGCCCGGAAATAAAACGGCTTTAAAAGATGTTGTTTTAAAATTTGATGCTCTTTCGGAGTATGTTAAAAGTCAAATGAGTTTAAATGCTTTAAATAATTATAAAACCATGTATTCGCCTCAATTGCAGAAAGGGTATTTTGAAGATATTTATATTCCACTTGTAAAAAAAGAACACGTAAAATGA